The Cellulomonas wangleii genome includes a region encoding these proteins:
- a CDS encoding sensor histidine kinase — MNPPTTEDRVLRRARLRIGALVGLVIAVLLALAGAISYGLLLHSQERQIDGELAWGVEHGTIAGPPACSWIITYDGTAVDSGVAAPPDGFPLTDALREVHATGVAQDTRVVQDGTVYFVRTAQQGDHVVQAVFDARFQLADRRHLLIAFGVAAAAGALAAVVSGVVVGRRAVAPLAEALQRQRRFVADASHELRTPIAQVHARAQLLERRARAADDDAQAGDLDRLVVTTRRLGEIVDELLLSARLTAAQDTATTRPDSTHVDLAALVEEAVANDTARAAAQGVSVVALTDDVPYVLGVASALRRVVAELLSNALSHTPPGGRVTVGARAVEQGRVVEVVVSDTGPGVDPAEAERIFDRFHRGAGADDRRFGLGLALLREVVTSHGGTIRAVTDRGRGATFAVRLPGAGTVPAAGGGPQDAGAVRGGSVVPVGR, encoded by the coding sequence GTGAACCCGCCGACGACCGAGGACCGCGTCCTGCGGCGGGCGCGCCTGCGCATCGGCGCCCTGGTCGGCCTCGTCATCGCGGTGCTGCTCGCCCTGGCCGGGGCCATCTCGTACGGGTTGCTGCTGCACAGCCAGGAGCGCCAGATCGACGGCGAGCTCGCGTGGGGCGTCGAGCACGGCACCATCGCCGGCCCGCCCGCGTGCAGCTGGATCATCACGTACGACGGCACCGCCGTGGACAGCGGCGTCGCCGCCCCGCCGGACGGCTTCCCGCTCACCGACGCGCTGCGCGAGGTGCACGCGACCGGTGTGGCCCAGGACACCCGCGTCGTGCAGGACGGGACCGTCTACTTCGTGCGCACCGCGCAGCAGGGCGACCACGTCGTGCAGGCCGTCTTCGACGCCCGGTTCCAGCTCGCCGACCGCCGGCACCTGCTCATCGCGTTCGGCGTCGCGGCCGCTGCGGGCGCACTCGCGGCCGTCGTCAGCGGCGTGGTCGTCGGACGGCGCGCCGTCGCCCCGCTGGCCGAGGCCCTGCAGCGGCAACGGCGGTTCGTCGCCGACGCCAGCCACGAGCTGCGCACGCCGATCGCCCAGGTGCACGCCCGCGCCCAGCTGCTCGAACGCCGCGCCCGCGCCGCGGACGACGACGCCCAGGCGGGCGACCTCGACCGGCTCGTCGTCACGACCCGGCGCCTCGGGGAGATCGTCGACGAGCTGCTCCTGTCCGCCAGGCTCACGGCCGCGCAGGACACGGCCACGACGCGCCCGGACAGCACCCACGTCGACCTCGCCGCCCTGGTCGAGGAGGCGGTCGCGAACGACACGGCGCGCGCCGCCGCGCAGGGGGTGAGCGTCGTCGCGCTCACGGACGACGTGCCGTACGTGCTCGGCGTCGCGTCCGCCCTGCGCCGTGTCGTCGCCGAGCTCCTGAGCAACGCGTTGTCGCACACCCCGCCGGGCGGTCGCGTCACGGTCGGTGCGCGTGCGGTGGAGCAGGGCCGCGTCGTGGAGGTGGTGGTGAGCGACACCGGACCGGGTGTCGACCCCGCGGAGGCCGAGCGCATCTTCGACCGGTTCCACCGGGGCGCGGGAGCCGACGACCGGCGCTTCGGGCTCGGGCTCGCGCTGCTGCGCGAGGTGGTGACGAGCCACGGCGGCACGATCCGCGCCGTCACCGACCGCGGGCGGGGTGCGACGTTCGCGGTGCGGCTCCCCGGCGCCGGGACCGTGCCGGCCGCCGGCGGCGGGCCGCAGGACGCCGGGGCGGTGCGGGGCGGCAGCGTGGTGCCCGTCGGTCGATGA
- a CDS encoding PilZ domain-containing protein, translated as MHELAVCTLRTKSGDVDGHVVSFDAGVLVLEVDDPVEDREIGDAASVTVLDPVRGLCRYVGLLGGTSGTAVQLVVLERGVPDQRRSAARALYRTACTGKVESPSGVAGVSVTVVDISASGVRFVTSRSLSRGDVVRFPMPAGDTTVDLAARVLRVEEGQHEWRYGCELVDLDDRTRETLFRLVLSLQRAAARERSLAAW; from the coding sequence ATGCACGAGCTGGCGGTCTGCACGCTGCGGACGAAGTCCGGTGACGTCGACGGGCACGTCGTGAGCTTCGACGCCGGCGTGCTGGTGCTCGAGGTCGACGACCCCGTGGAGGACAGGGAGATCGGTGACGCCGCCTCGGTCACGGTGCTGGACCCCGTGCGAGGGCTGTGCCGGTACGTGGGGCTGCTCGGTGGCACCAGCGGGACGGCGGTGCAGCTGGTCGTGCTGGAGCGCGGGGTGCCCGACCAGCGGCGCTCGGCGGCGCGTGCCCTCTACCGCACCGCGTGCACCGGCAAGGTCGAGAGCCCGTCGGGGGTCGCCGGCGTGAGCGTCACGGTCGTGGACATCAGTGCCTCCGGCGTGCGGTTCGTGACGTCTCGGTCGCTGAGCCGCGGCGACGTCGTGCGGTTCCCCATGCCTGCCGGTGACACGACCGTCGACCTCGCCGCGCGGGTGCTGCGCGTCGAGGAGGGGCAGCACGAGTGGCGCTACGGGTGCGAGCTGGTCGACCTCGACGACCGCACCCGCGAGACGCTCTTCCGCCTGGTGCTGTCGCTGCAGCGGGCGGCGGCCCGGGAGCGCAGCCTCGCCGCCTGGTGA
- a CDS encoding tautomerase family protein, whose protein sequence is MAQVTVYGRRSVWADRRREVSDAVHGALVGAWGLPADKRFHRFLLLDDEDLVAPRAPEYLVVEVVCFTGRSPAAVRALIAAFFDDVAPALGLAPDDLEVVILESPPTHWGIRGVAGDELSLSYRVDV, encoded by the coding sequence ATGGCACAGGTCACGGTGTACGGGCGGCGCTCGGTGTGGGCCGACCGGCGGCGCGAGGTCTCGGACGCCGTCCACGGCGCGCTCGTGGGCGCGTGGGGGCTGCCCGCGGACAAGCGGTTCCACCGGTTCCTGCTGCTCGACGACGAGGACCTGGTCGCGCCGCGGGCCCCGGAGTACCTCGTCGTCGAGGTCGTCTGCTTCACGGGCCGCAGCCCGGCGGCGGTGCGGGCGCTGATCGCGGCCTTCTTCGACGACGTGGCACCCGCGCTCGGGCTGGCGCCCGACGACCTGGAGGTCGTGATCCTCGAGAGCCCGCCGACGCACTGGGGCATCCGCGGCGTCGCGGGCGACGAGCTGAGCCTGTCGTACCGCGTGGACGTGTGA
- a CDS encoding YaaA family protein: MLVLLPPSEGKTPAPPTAPPLDLDALSHGGLTPVREKVLDALVAVSGRPDACDVLGVSAGLADEVARNVGLRRAPAARASRIYTGVLYGAAGLDALTPTARARAVESVRVVSALWGLLTVDDVVPAYRLSMGTDLPGIGPLAAAWRGPLGVELGDAADGGLVVDCRSAAYRAAWTPPAGACWVDVRVLREVDGRRSVVSHHAKHTRGVLTRHLVTRRGRDPRDADELAHAASALVGDVLHAVELGPLPRRGARTLSLVVT, encoded by the coding sequence GTGCTCGTGCTGCTGCCGCCCTCGGAGGGCAAGACGCCCGCACCCCCGACCGCTCCCCCGCTGGACCTGGACGCCCTGTCCCACGGCGGCCTGACGCCGGTGCGCGAGAAGGTGCTCGACGCGCTGGTGGCGGTGAGCGGCCGACCCGACGCGTGCGACGTCCTCGGCGTGTCCGCCGGGCTGGCCGACGAGGTCGCCCGCAACGTCGGCCTGCGCCGAGCACCCGCTGCCCGCGCGTCGCGGATCTACACCGGTGTGCTCTACGGAGCCGCCGGGCTCGACGCGCTGACGCCCACCGCGCGGGCGCGGGCCGTCGAGAGCGTGCGCGTCGTCTCGGCCCTGTGGGGCCTGCTGACGGTCGACGACGTCGTCCCCGCCTACCGCCTGTCCATGGGCACCGACCTGCCCGGCATCGGGCCGCTGGCGGCCGCGTGGCGCGGTCCCCTGGGCGTCGAGCTGGGGGACGCCGCGGACGGCGGGCTCGTCGTCGACTGCCGCTCGGCCGCCTACCGCGCCGCCTGGACGCCGCCGGCCGGCGCCTGCTGGGTCGACGTCCGCGTGCTGCGCGAGGTCGACGGGCGGCGCTCCGTCGTCTCCCACCACGCCAAGCACACGCGCGGGGTCCTGACGCGCCACCTGGTGACCCGCCGCGGCCGCGATCCGCGTGACGCCGACGAGCTCGCGCACGCCGCGAGCGCCCTGGTGGGCGACGTGCTGCACGCCGTCGAGCTCGGCCCGTTGCCGCGGCGCGGCGCCCGCACGCTCTCCCTCGTCGTCACCTGA
- a CDS encoding histidine phosphatase family protein: protein MTSTPPRDDRPADDRHAADAHAPDSSSADPSPADALAASAADPAGSGASAAPGTRRRADRPSGSVPRFDDDEPTTVVLVRHGQTTMTVSRGYSGSSEPGPSLDERGRLQAAAAAALVHRVGRDLWGDIDYPSEIVASPMVRTQETAAVMAERLGLSVRTDAAFREAHFGHWQGLTSEQIEERWPGRLEPWHTTGRLRPPGGGESIEDVGVRLRAGLDALRAGGSRTVVVVSHAVAIRAALGVTLGADPGTWSQLRVAPASVSIIRLFGDRRDEIAVAGAPSEGW from the coding sequence GTGACCAGCACACCGCCCCGCGACGACCGGCCCGCCGACGACCGCCACGCGGCGGACGCGCACGCCCCGGACTCCTCGTCGGCCGACCCCTCGCCCGCCGACGCGCTCGCGGCGTCAGCGGCGGACCCGGCGGGCTCGGGCGCGTCGGCGGCCCCCGGCACCCGGCGGCGGGCCGACCGCCCGTCCGGCAGCGTGCCGCGCTTCGACGACGACGAGCCGACGACCGTCGTGCTGGTGCGGCACGGGCAGACCACCATGACGGTCTCGCGCGGCTACTCGGGCTCGTCCGAGCCCGGACCGTCGCTGGACGAGCGCGGCCGGCTGCAGGCGGCCGCGGCGGCCGCACTGGTCCACCGGGTCGGCCGCGACCTGTGGGGCGACATCGACTACCCGTCCGAGATCGTCGCCTCGCCCATGGTCCGCACGCAGGAGACCGCGGCGGTCATGGCGGAGCGCCTCGGCCTGTCGGTCCGCACGGACGCGGCGTTCCGGGAGGCGCACTTCGGGCACTGGCAGGGGCTGACGTCCGAGCAGATCGAGGAGCGCTGGCCCGGCCGGCTCGAGCCGTGGCACACCACGGGGCGGTTGCGGCCCCCGGGCGGCGGTGAGTCCATCGAGGACGTCGGCGTGCGCCTGCGCGCGGGTCTGGACGCGCTGCGCGCGGGCGGCAGCCGGACCGTGGTCGTGGTCTCCCACGCCGTGGCGATCCGCGCGGCGCTCGGCGTGACCCTGGGCGCCGACCCCGGCACCTGGAGCCAGCTGCGCGTGGCGCCCGCCTCGGTGAGCATCATCCGGCTGTTCGGTGACCGCCGCGACGAGATCGCCGTGGCCGGGGCGCCCAGCGAGGGCTGGTGA
- a CDS encoding zinc ribbon domain-containing protein, protein MSSAPAADQRRLLDVQELDTRLAQLAHKRRSLPALARLVELDSRLADLETALVTSRTAASDLRTEVAKAEADVDQVRSRARRDQQRLDGGQVGAKDAQALTSELASLAARQSHLEDVELEVMERLEAHESVLRDLEQARAALVEDRDRVVAERDAGFAEVDAEAARVRAERERTADGLDGGLVALYERLRGQLGGSGAAALRGNRCEGCRLELNPLDLEAIRARPVDAVVRCEECGRILVRLTDS, encoded by the coding sequence GTGAGCAGCGCCCCCGCCGCCGACCAGCGCCGACTCCTCGACGTCCAGGAGCTCGACACCCGACTCGCCCAGCTCGCGCACAAGCGGCGCAGCCTGCCTGCGCTCGCCCGCCTCGTCGAGCTCGACTCCCGCCTCGCGGACCTCGAGACCGCGCTGGTGACGTCCCGCACCGCGGCGTCGGACCTGCGCACGGAGGTGGCCAAGGCCGAGGCCGACGTGGACCAGGTGCGCAGCCGGGCGAGGCGCGACCAGCAGCGGCTCGACGGGGGCCAGGTCGGCGCCAAGGACGCGCAGGCGCTCACCAGCGAGCTGGCGAGCCTCGCGGCCCGCCAGTCGCACCTGGAGGACGTGGAGCTCGAGGTGATGGAGCGGCTCGAGGCGCACGAGTCGGTGCTGCGCGACCTGGAGCAGGCGCGAGCGGCGCTGGTCGAGGACCGCGACCGGGTCGTTGCCGAGCGCGACGCGGGCTTCGCCGAGGTCGACGCGGAGGCCGCGCGGGTGCGCGCCGAGCGCGAGCGCACGGCCGACGGGCTCGACGGCGGGCTCGTCGCCCTCTACGAGCGGCTGCGCGGTCAGCTGGGCGGCAGCGGGGCCGCCGCGTTGCGCGGCAACCGGTGCGAGGGGTGCCGGCTCGAGCTCAACCCGCTCGACCTCGAGGCGATCCGTGCCCGGCCCGTCGACGCGGTGGTGCGGTGCGAGGAGTGCGGTCGGATCCTCGTGAGGCTCACGGACTCCTGA
- a CDS encoding Nif3-like dinuclear metal center hexameric protein produces MTATLADVVAALDRRYPPGTAEQWDRVGLAAGDPDAPVRRVLLAVDPVAAVVDEALAWEADLLVTHHPLLLRPVHSVAATTFKGALLHRLVRGGCGLYTAHTNADAAHGGVAEALADAIGLVGTEPLVPADAPALDKHVVMVPVDDADRLVDALAGAGAGHVGAYERCAWTTTGEGTFTPLPGATPALGTVGRRETVAEARVEMVAPRHRRAAVVAAMRAAHPYEEPAFDVLELATLPGATGLGRVGTLPAPQPLHAFAAAVARAVPATAQGVRYAGDRDMPVRRVAVLGGSGDSLFDAVRAADVDAYVTADLRHHPASEQQERAAFDARGGAPRPALVDLAHSASEWLWLPRAAQALRDDLAAAGTTVETRVSTRRTDPWTGHVPQTSPPEGTT; encoded by the coding sequence GTGACCGCGACGCTCGCGGACGTCGTCGCCGCGCTGGACCGGCGGTACCCGCCGGGCACCGCCGAGCAGTGGGACCGGGTGGGCCTGGCCGCCGGCGACCCCGACGCGCCCGTGCGTCGCGTGCTCCTCGCGGTCGACCCCGTCGCGGCCGTCGTGGACGAGGCGCTCGCGTGGGAGGCGGACCTGCTGGTCACGCACCACCCGCTGCTGCTGCGCCCGGTGCACTCGGTGGCCGCGACCACCTTCAAGGGCGCGCTCCTGCACCGGCTCGTGCGTGGCGGCTGCGGGCTGTACACGGCGCACACCAACGCCGACGCGGCGCACGGCGGCGTCGCCGAGGCGCTGGCCGACGCGATCGGCCTGGTGGGCACCGAGCCGCTGGTGCCCGCCGACGCCCCGGCGCTCGACAAGCACGTCGTCATGGTCCCGGTCGACGACGCCGATCGGCTCGTGGACGCGCTCGCCGGCGCGGGCGCCGGGCACGTGGGTGCCTACGAGCGCTGCGCGTGGACGACCACCGGCGAGGGCACGTTCACGCCCCTACCGGGTGCCACGCCGGCCCTGGGCACCGTGGGGCGCCGCGAGACGGTCGCCGAGGCGCGCGTCGAGATGGTCGCGCCACGCCACCGGCGGGCCGCGGTCGTCGCCGCGATGCGCGCCGCGCACCCGTACGAGGAGCCCGCGTTCGACGTCCTGGAGCTCGCGACGCTCCCGGGGGCCACGGGCCTCGGACGCGTCGGGACGCTGCCCGCACCGCAGCCGCTGCACGCGTTCGCCGCCGCCGTGGCCCGTGCCGTGCCCGCCACGGCGCAGGGCGTGCGGTACGCGGGGGACCGCGACATGCCGGTGCGCCGGGTGGCGGTGCTCGGGGGCTCCGGCGACTCGCTGTTCGACGCGGTGCGCGCCGCGGACGTCGACGCGTACGTCACCGCCGACCTGCGGCACCACCCCGCCTCGGAGCAGCAGGAGCGGGCGGCCTTCGACGCGCGCGGCGGCGCCCCGCGCCCCGCGCTGGTCGACCTGGCCCACTCCGCGTCCGAGTGGCTGTGGCTGCCCCGCGCGGCGCAGGCGCTGCGCGACGACCTGGCGGCCGCGGGCACTACGGTGGAGACCCGCGTCAGCACGCGGCGCACCGACCCGTGGACGGGTCACGTGCCGCAGACGTCCCCGCCGGAAGGAACCACGTGA
- a CDS encoding zinc-dependent alcohol dehydrogenase family protein, which yields MRATVIHGPRDVRVEQVPDPVIHRPTDAVVRVVAACVCGSDLWAYRGVRPTRAPHRTGHEFVGVVEEVGADVRRVRVGDFVVAPFSICDNTCAHCRNGVHTSCEQVAWWGSPDHDGLPTDGGQGEHVRVPLADGTLVVTPEHPDAALLPHVLTLTDVLGTGHHAALAAGVHAGSSVAVVGDGAVGLCGIIAARRLGAERVVAMSRNPARQALARRFGATDVVEERGDEGAAAVLDLLGGVGPDGVLECVGTKESMAQALATVRPGGRVGFVGVPAGGPELSVQTMFGGNKGVVGGVAPVRGYIEGLLPDVWAGTIEPGLVFDATFALDHVADAYRAMDERTCTKALVLP from the coding sequence GTGCGAGCCACCGTCATCCACGGCCCCCGCGACGTGCGCGTCGAGCAGGTGCCGGACCCCGTGATCCACCGTCCCACCGACGCCGTCGTCCGCGTCGTCGCCGCGTGCGTGTGCGGCTCCGACCTGTGGGCGTACCGGGGGGTGCGACCGACCCGCGCCCCCCACCGCACCGGCCACGAGTTCGTCGGCGTGGTCGAGGAGGTGGGCGCCGACGTGCGCCGCGTCCGGGTCGGTGACTTCGTCGTCGCGCCGTTCTCGATCTGCGACAACACCTGCGCGCACTGCCGCAACGGCGTGCACACCTCGTGCGAGCAGGTCGCGTGGTGGGGCTCGCCCGACCACGACGGCCTGCCCACCGACGGCGGGCAGGGTGAGCACGTCCGGGTCCCGCTGGCCGACGGCACGCTCGTCGTCACCCCCGAGCACCCCGACGCCGCCCTGCTGCCCCACGTGCTGACGCTCACGGACGTGCTGGGCACCGGGCACCACGCCGCGCTGGCGGCCGGTGTGCACGCCGGCTCCAGCGTGGCCGTGGTGGGCGACGGGGCCGTCGGCCTCTGCGGGATCATCGCGGCGCGCCGCCTCGGCGCCGAGCGCGTCGTCGCGATGTCGCGCAACCCGGCCCGGCAGGCGCTGGCGCGGCGCTTCGGCGCGACCGACGTCGTCGAGGAGCGCGGCGACGAGGGTGCCGCGGCGGTGCTCGACCTGCTCGGCGGCGTGGGTCCGGACGGCGTGCTGGAGTGCGTCGGCACCAAGGAGTCGATGGCGCAGGCGCTGGCCACCGTGCGACCCGGCGGACGGGTCGGCTTCGTCGGGGTGCCCGCGGGCGGCCCGGAGCTGTCGGTCCAGACGATGTTCGGCGGCAACAAGGGCGTGGTCGGGGGGGTGGCCCCCGTGCGCGGCTACATCGAGGGCCTGCTGCCCGACGTCTGGGCGGGGACGATCGAGCCCGGCCTCGTCTTCGACGCGACGTTCGCGCTCGACCACGTCGCGGACGCCTACCGCGCGATGGACGAGCGCACCTGCACGAAGGCGCTGGTGCTGCCGTGA
- a CDS encoding peroxiredoxin, which translates to MSNASAPAVGAPAPDLALPDTHGTPVTLAQLRGTPAAIVFFPFAFSGICTGELCELRDNIAAFDAAGVRLLAVSCDPMFTLRAWAEQEGFTFDLLSDFWPHGAAARAYGVFDDATGHALRGSFLVDADGVLRWSVVNPRGQARPLAAYREALAALAS; encoded by the coding sequence GTGAGCAACGCGAGCGCCCCCGCGGTCGGGGCGCCCGCCCCGGACCTGGCGCTGCCGGACACGCACGGCACGCCGGTCACCCTGGCGCAGCTGCGCGGCACGCCGGCAGCGATCGTGTTCTTCCCGTTCGCGTTCTCGGGCATCTGCACCGGTGAGCTCTGCGAGCTGCGCGACAACATCGCGGCGTTCGACGCCGCCGGCGTGCGGCTGCTCGCCGTGTCCTGCGACCCGATGTTCACCCTGCGGGCGTGGGCGGAGCAGGAGGGGTTCACCTTCGACCTGCTCTCCGACTTCTGGCCGCACGGCGCCGCCGCCCGCGCGTACGGCGTCTTCGACGACGCCACGGGGCACGCGCTGCGCGGCTCGTTCCTCGTCGACGCCGACGGGGTGCTGCGCTGGAGCGTGGTGAATCCGCGCGGGCAGGCGCGGCCGCTGGCGGCGTACCGCGAGGCGCTGGCGGCGCTGGCCAGCTGA
- a CDS encoding DUF3052 domain-containing protein, protein MSSTADDSATQAVARLGFTAGQVIQELGYDDDVDNDVRAGLEALTGTELVDEDYDDVTDGAVIWFRQEDGDLTDALVDAMTVLDDSGPIWVFSPKAGRRGHVSHSDIEEAANTSGLHAMTTFAIGPDWSATRLATRGRGK, encoded by the coding sequence GTGTCATCCACCGCGGACGACTCCGCGACGCAGGCTGTCGCCCGGCTCGGCTTCACAGCCGGGCAGGTGATCCAGGAGCTGGGCTACGACGACGACGTCGACAACGACGTCCGCGCGGGGCTCGAGGCCCTGACGGGGACGGAGCTCGTCGACGAGGACTACGACGACGTCACCGACGGTGCGGTCATCTGGTTCCGCCAGGAGGACGGGGACCTGACGGACGCCCTGGTGGACGCGATGACCGTGCTCGACGACAGCGGTCCCATCTGGGTGTTCAGCCCCAAGGCGGGCCGGCGCGGCCACGTGTCGCACTCGGACATCGAGGAGGCCGCGAACACCTCGGGCCTGCACGCGATGACGACCTTCGCGATCGGACCGGACTGGTCCGCCACCCGGCTGGCCACGCGCGGTCGCGGCAAGTGA